In Drosophila miranda strain MSH22 chromosome Y unlocalized genomic scaffold, D.miranda_PacBio2.1 Contig_Y3_pilon, whole genome shotgun sequence, a single window of DNA contains:
- the LOC117194875 gene encoding uncharacterized protein LOC117194875, with protein sequence MPAKKKLEGKAKAGSILGDTGSVATATMVRRQMPPRACKSKSQSAARPSLSPSRLAKKPSLTPTTGSQAPSQTIAKSRPTGLETIFERPGNEDDGPTSSHAVAFGECQRRVLALGTGEKKEPCRRRAA encoded by the exons ATGCctgcaaagaaaaaacttgAAGGCAAAGCTAAAG CCGGGAGTATACTGGGGGATACAGGATCTGTGGCAACCGCGACTATGGTTCGGCGCCAAATGCCGCCGCGCGcctgcaagagcaagagccagagcgcCGCCAGGCCCAGTCTTAGTCCCAGCcgcctggccaagaagcccaGCCTGACGCCGACCACCGGTTCTCAGGCGCCATCGCAGACCATCGCAAAGTCGAGGCCCACCGGTCTCGAGACGATTTTTGAACGGCCCGGCAATGAGGACGACGGGCCCACAAGCAGCCATGCCGTGGCATTCGGCGAGTGCCAGCGCCGCGTCCTCGCCCTGGGTACGGGCGAAAAAAAAGAACCCTGTCGCAGAAGAGCTGCCTGA